GAGCACGGAGTATTCGGATTATTCGATACTCCCGCTCAGATCATCGAAGCCGCTCAAAAAACCAAGGACAAGGGGTACACCAATTTCGATTGTTTAACTCCTTATCCGGTCCACGGCTTGGATGACGCGATGGGACTTCCACGTTCCGGTCTTCCTTGGGTGACATTCTTCATGGGACTTTTCGGATGCATCACCGGGTTCGGTATGCAGTATCTGACTCATAAATACGATTGGCCTTTGAATATATCCGGAAAGAGCTTCAACGCTTGGTTTGCATATATTCCGATCACTTTCGAGTTCACGGTCTTTATGGCGGGGATTTCCACTGCGGTAGCTCTCTTCATTCTGGCGAAACTTCCGAAAACCGGACGTAAAGTCCTGCACCCGGATATCACCACGGATAAATTCGCTCTTTGGATTCCTTCCAATTCCGCGAACTATTCCGAAAACGGTGTGACTGAATTTATCAAAGGCCTCGGCTCTAAACACGTCGAGACGGTGAAATAGGAGAAACTTGATGAAAAGAATTTTTGCTCTTT
The sequence above is a segment of the Leptospira wolffii serovar Khorat str. Khorat-H2 genome. Coding sequences within it:
- a CDS encoding DUF3341 domain-containing protein — protein: MYTPKKEQFHTFEETEHGVFGLFDTPAQIIEAAQKTKDKGYTNFDCLTPYPVHGLDDAMGLPRSGLPWVTFFMGLFGCITGFGMQYLTHKYDWPLNISGKSFNAWFAYIPITFEFTVFMAGISTAVALFILAKLPKTGRKVLHPDITTDKFALWIPSNSANYSENGVTEFIKGLGSKHVETVK